The DNA region GACTGCATGATGATCCGCTGGCCGCCTTCGTAGTCCGTCCCGGCCTGGCGGGCCAGCCGCTCGGCCAGCGCCACCGAGGCTTCCGTCTCGATCCAGCCGGGCGCGACGCTCAGCACGCGAACGCCCTTGGGCGTCACCTCTTTCGACAGCGCCTTGCTGTAGGTGGACAGGGCCGCCTTGGCCGCGGCGTAGGCGGTCGTCGATTCCGGCAAGGGCAGCAGGCGCTGGATCGAGCTGACATGAACGATGACGCCGGAACCCCGGGCCAGCATGGCGGGCAGCAGCGCACGGTCGAGCCGCACGGCCGGCATCAGGTTCTGGTTCAGTTCGTTGAACCAGTGCGCATCGTCGAGGGCTGCGAAGCCGCCGCCCGGCGCACTGGAGCCACCCAGCACGTTGACCAGGATGTCCACGCCGCCCCATAGGCTGAGCACCGACTGCGCCACGTCCGCCACGCCTTGCGCCGTGGTGAGATC from bacterium includes:
- a CDS encoding SDR family oxidoreductase, whose protein sequence is SGGTKGVGAAVVRGLHAAGEQVKTTVRSLPATAIDAVTYIAADLTTAQGVADVAQSVLSLWGGVDILVNVLGGSSAPGGGFAALDDAHWFNELNQNLMPAVRLDRALLPAMLARGSGVIVHVSSIQRLLPLPESTTAYAAAKAALSTYSKALSKEVTPKGVRVLSVAPGWIETEASVALAERLARQAGTDYEGGQRIIMQSLGGIPLGRPARPEEVADPITFLVSPRAGSISGSEHLIDGGTVPTV